The Ruania alba genome window below encodes:
- a CDS encoding GntR family transcriptional regulator, protein MASTRPPAPATQRNRVDPPSVVSLARDAIRTMIVAGDLQPGERLIEERLTDELGISRPPLREAMRQLESDGLVEMRPRRGCVVTTMDEHDVFEVMTLRAGLERIAIENGVPVTEPDRLAPVRASLARMEADAEAEDRPSLVQDGYEFHASIVDLAGMRRLTSMYRSIQAQIVVCMSRNLYTRERYYESLVEHVARHRFLVELIESGEPEAVLAELAVHGERSFERPPHTP, encoded by the coding sequence ATGGCATCCACACGCCCCCCGGCGCCGGCAACGCAGCGGAATCGCGTCGACCCACCGAGCGTCGTGTCGCTGGCACGAGACGCCATCCGCACGATGATCGTCGCCGGCGACCTCCAGCCGGGTGAGCGCCTCATCGAGGAGCGATTGACCGATGAACTAGGGATCAGCCGGCCTCCGCTGCGCGAGGCGATGCGCCAACTGGAGAGCGACGGGCTGGTCGAGATGCGCCCGCGGCGGGGCTGCGTCGTGACCACGATGGACGAGCACGACGTTTTCGAGGTGATGACCCTGCGGGCCGGTCTGGAACGCATCGCGATCGAGAACGGCGTCCCGGTGACCGAACCCGACCGCCTGGCCCCGGTGCGCGCCTCACTCGCACGCATGGAGGCCGATGCAGAGGCCGAAGACCGTCCCTCACTGGTCCAGGATGGCTACGAGTTCCACGCCTCGATCGTTGACTTAGCCGGGATGCGGCGGCTGACCTCGATGTATCGCTCGATCCAGGCGCAGATCGTGGTGTGCATGTCCCGCAACCTCTACACCAGGGAGCGGTACTACGAGAGCCTCGTGGAGCACGTGGCGCGGCACCGGTTCCTGGTGGAGCTGATCGAATCCGGCGAGCCCGAGGCGGTGCTCGCCGAACTCGCCGTACACGGCGAGCGCTCGTTCGAGCGCCCGCCGCACACGCCCTGA
- a CDS encoding RraA family protein, with the protein MTDGHRARRLVVADGRASEDDPVPHSPTTMEKQLMNSPAPADRADANDVASLYKYLRVADVADALDGIGYFDITLVSQEIRPLWEGMKFWGPAATIRAVPANKPMWQLETTEEIVRAHGEWFDKYPPVRLPQEELPGHVVVMESGGGREVGFWGSENVMGTIGAGAVGIVTDGYCRDTAEVTLQQNPICVRGRGRTIIPGRIEVVEVQGTIAVGGVQVRPGDIVGCDDDGLIVVPAEVAEEVATHARAVLLADMEARRKHYRAQSRPDDETVDVEAVIAYYADL; encoded by the coding sequence GTGACCGACGGTCACCGCGCTCGGCGGCTCGTGGTCGCCGACGGCCGGGCATCCGAGGACGATCCCGTGCCGCACTCACCAACGACGATGGAGAAGCAACTGATGAACTCGCCTGCCCCCGCCGACCGTGCGGACGCCAACGATGTCGCGTCGCTGTACAAGTACCTGCGGGTCGCTGACGTGGCCGACGCCCTCGACGGCATCGGGTACTTCGACATCACCCTGGTCTCCCAGGAGATCCGGCCCCTGTGGGAGGGGATGAAGTTCTGGGGCCCGGCCGCCACTATCCGTGCGGTCCCGGCCAACAAGCCGATGTGGCAGCTGGAGACCACCGAGGAGATTGTGCGAGCGCACGGTGAGTGGTTCGACAAGTACCCGCCGGTCCGGCTCCCGCAGGAGGAACTGCCCGGTCACGTGGTGGTGATGGAGTCCGGTGGCGGCCGTGAGGTTGGCTTCTGGGGCTCCGAGAACGTGATGGGCACGATCGGCGCCGGAGCGGTCGGGATCGTCACCGACGGCTACTGCCGCGACACTGCCGAGGTCACCCTGCAGCAGAATCCGATCTGTGTCCGTGGCCGCGGCCGCACCATCATCCCCGGGCGTATCGAGGTGGTGGAGGTGCAGGGCACGATCGCCGTCGGCGGGGTCCAGGTGCGACCGGGCGACATCGTCGGCTGCGACGACGACGGCCTCATCGTGGTGCCGGCCGAGGTTGCCGAAGAGGTCGCCACCCATGCGCGTGCCGTCCTCCTCGCGGACATGGAGGCGCGGCGCAAGCATTACCGAGCGCAGTCCCGGCCCGACGACGAGACCGTCGACGTCGAGGCCGTGATCGCCTACTACGCCGATCTGTGA
- a CDS encoding NAD(P)-dependent oxidoreductase, with protein sequence MISPQTSSVAVVGLGNLGAPVAHALVAAGWPVTVSDRNEQRAVALADQLGARAVSGSAVAADIVVVVVTDDAAARSVILEPGGLLDRDAVGRGVVLHSTVLPETAQAIATACEGRGIAVLDAPVSGGSARAREGDLTAMVGGTATALEELRPVVESVASTLVHVGPPGAGAAAKLGNQVMMFSALAGVFEAIDLASAHGVKTDALLQVAQSSTGASWVTEHWGFFPETARAYDELGTPTAQRPWFKDLDEIAAAAETQGLTLPWTLALAGTIGERIEREAGQR encoded by the coding sequence ATGATCAGTCCGCAGACCTCCTCGGTGGCAGTGGTCGGCCTCGGCAACCTCGGTGCGCCGGTCGCCCACGCGCTCGTGGCGGCCGGCTGGCCGGTCACGGTCTCCGACCGGAATGAGCAGCGGGCGGTGGCGCTGGCCGACCAGCTCGGCGCTCGGGCAGTGTCCGGGTCGGCGGTCGCCGCCGACATCGTCGTGGTCGTGGTGACCGATGATGCGGCAGCACGTTCGGTGATCCTCGAGCCCGGCGGCCTGCTCGACCGGGATGCCGTGGGTCGGGGAGTCGTCCTGCACAGCACGGTGCTGCCGGAGACTGCGCAGGCTATCGCGACCGCGTGCGAGGGCCGCGGCATCGCTGTCCTGGATGCACCGGTGAGCGGTGGCTCGGCTCGTGCACGCGAGGGCGACCTCACGGCGATGGTGGGCGGGACCGCAACAGCGCTCGAGGAATTGCGGCCCGTCGTGGAATCGGTGGCCAGCACGCTCGTGCACGTTGGCCCACCTGGCGCCGGTGCGGCCGCCAAGCTGGGGAACCAGGTCATGATGTTCAGCGCCCTCGCCGGCGTGTTCGAGGCCATCGACCTCGCCTCGGCGCACGGGGTGAAGACCGATGCGCTCCTGCAGGTCGCGCAGAGCAGCACTGGCGCCTCGTGGGTGACCGAGCACTGGGGGTTCTTCCCGGAGACTGCCCGTGCCTACGACGAGTTGGGCACGCCGACGGCGCAGCGCCCCTGGTTCAAGGACCTGGACGAGATCGCGGCGGCCGCCGAGACTCAAGGGCTGACTCTGCCCTGGACCCTGGCCCTGGCCGGGACAATCGGCGAACGGATCGAGCGCGAGGCGGGGCAGCGATGA
- a CDS encoding carbohydrate ABC transporter permease, whose product MTATPVTAGRTKVALSRSEKKEALAGFGFLSPWILGMLTLTAGPMAYSLYLSFTDYDLLTPPEWAGLANYEAMLADDRFLASAEVTVKYVAASVPLVLIAALAVAMVLSRGLRFLPGYRAAFYLPSLIGASVAIALLWREVFGLNGIVNQVLEYVGIEGRSWIGSPDTALHTLVILNVWTFGSTMIIFLAGLRQVPPEYYEAAAVDGAGRARRFWHITIPMISPLIFFNVLLTTVNSFQAFTPAYVVSEGTGGPLNSTLFYTLYLYQRGFANLDMGYAAAMAWVLVLGLAVFTAVLFATSRYWVHYGDER is encoded by the coding sequence ATGACCGCCACACCGGTCACCGCGGGCCGGACGAAGGTCGCCCTCTCTCGGAGCGAGAAGAAGGAGGCGCTGGCCGGGTTCGGATTCCTCAGTCCGTGGATCCTCGGCATGCTCACCCTCACCGCCGGACCGATGGCGTACTCGCTGTACCTGTCGTTCACCGACTACGACCTCCTCACACCACCGGAGTGGGCTGGTCTAGCCAACTACGAGGCGATGCTCGCTGACGACCGATTCCTCGCGTCCGCCGAGGTCACAGTGAAGTACGTGGCCGCCTCGGTGCCGCTGGTGCTGATCGCTGCGCTCGCCGTGGCCATGGTGCTGAGCCGAGGCCTGCGCTTCCTGCCGGGCTACCGCGCTGCGTTCTACCTCCCCTCGCTGATCGGCGCGAGCGTGGCGATCGCGCTGCTATGGCGTGAGGTCTTCGGCCTGAACGGCATCGTCAACCAGGTCCTGGAATACGTCGGGATCGAGGGGCGCAGCTGGATCGGCAGCCCGGACACGGCGCTGCACACCCTGGTGATCCTGAATGTGTGGACCTTCGGTTCCACCATGATCATCTTCCTGGCCGGGCTGCGGCAAGTGCCGCCTGAATACTACGAGGCGGCCGCCGTCGACGGTGCTGGGCGGGCTCGGAGGTTCTGGCACATCACCATCCCGATGATCTCGCCTCTGATCTTCTTCAACGTGCTATTGACCACGGTGAACTCCTTCCAGGCGTTCACACCGGCCTACGTCGTGAGCGAGGGAACCGGCGGACCGCTCAACTCGACCCTCTTCTACACGCTCTACCTCTACCAGCGCGGCTTCGCGAATCTGGACATGGGATACGCCGCAGCGATGGCTTGGGTGCTCGTTCTCGGGCTCGCGGTGTTCACTGCCGTGCTGTTCGCCACGTCGCGGTACTGGGTGCACTACGGAGACGAACGATGA
- a CDS encoding carbohydrate ABC transporter permease, producing the protein MNATATTAPNRSTRSPLRPVLRPRLSRNRIVIGLAKHAGMLSLLFVILYPVLWMIGASLRPGNETFTTLGLWAGDLTFDNYVEGWNAGSLSFGRYFLNSLVITGLCIVGNVVACSLAAFAFARLRFPYKRFMFALMLGTMLLPYHVTMVPQYVLFNELAWINTVLPLTVPKFLATDAFFVFLMVQFVRTLPRELDDAARLDGCGYVGIFGRIVLPLSIPAIGTTALFTFINTWNDFLGPLLYLNRPEMWTVAQGLNSFVDITTQSAYGQLFAMAALSIAPIVGFFLAAQRLLIEGIATSGLK; encoded by the coding sequence ATGAACGCTACTGCCACGACCGCGCCGAACCGTTCCACGCGCTCGCCGTTGCGGCCGGTCCTGCGGCCGAGGCTCTCCCGGAACCGGATCGTCATCGGGCTCGCCAAGCACGCAGGCATGCTCTCGCTGCTGTTCGTGATCCTCTACCCGGTGCTCTGGATGATCGGTGCCTCGCTGCGCCCCGGGAACGAGACGTTCACCACCCTGGGGCTGTGGGCGGGGGACCTGACTTTCGACAACTATGTGGAAGGTTGGAACGCGGGCAGCCTTTCCTTCGGCCGGTACTTCCTCAACTCGCTCGTCATCACCGGCCTGTGCATTGTCGGAAACGTCGTCGCGTGCTCACTCGCCGCGTTTGCTTTCGCGCGGTTGCGATTCCCGTACAAGCGCTTCATGTTCGCGCTGATGCTCGGCACCATGCTGCTCCCGTACCACGTGACGATGGTGCCGCAGTATGTGCTCTTCAACGAGCTGGCCTGGATCAACACCGTCCTGCCGCTGACCGTGCCGAAGTTCCTGGCCACGGACGCCTTCTTCGTCTTCCTGATGGTGCAGTTCGTGCGCACGTTGCCGCGCGAGCTCGATGACGCCGCACGCCTGGACGGATGTGGATACGTCGGGATCTTCGGTCGCATCGTGCTGCCGTTATCCATCCCCGCGATCGGGACCACGGCACTGTTCACCTTCATCAACACCTGGAACGACTTCCTCGGCCCGCTCCTCTACCTGAACCGGCCGGAGATGTGGACCGTGGCCCAAGGGCTCAACTCGTTCGTGGACATCACGACGCAGTCTGCCTACGGCCAGCTCTTCGCGATGGCCGCGCTCTCGATCGCGCCGATCGTCGGGTTCTTCCTGGCGGCCCAGCGCCTCCTGATCGAGGGCATCGCGACGAGCGGTCTGAAATGA
- a CDS encoding ABC transporter substrate-binding protein — protein sequence MNRKHMVRLAATSVAAASLIAAAGCSSGTRVGEENPTPAEGQDGTGEVTGSVRAAWWGSAPRHEVTNAVFDLFEEANDGVTVEREFADFGAHFERLNVQASSGNMPCLPQLQGRQLNDYTTRDLLLPLDPMIESGAIDVSDIPAEVLDTGRGLDGELYMIPYGAAYDALLVNESVAEEIGVGLPPEGYTWEDFFDWAAQAQAELPDGMNALNLGGSRPNFLISYVAASGESLFEGSELGFSQELLVEYWSQWEEARTEGVTITPEEDAEMPSAPDQNYVAQGRTLADTAPGNALVNAQATLDGTGDGGALTTVALPSGPAGSGNVLFTSGFGIAASCDNVPSAAAAIDFWATDDEAAAVFASNNGAVTNTSHLEEQLADSDMPELQAHSLELYGQIAANEPPTVVYPPGYQAAFEDAYGRAYESIAFGGTDVQEAAEAFFTEVNASLADAAQEE from the coding sequence ATGAATCGGAAACACATGGTGCGTCTCGCTGCCACGAGCGTGGCAGCGGCGTCGCTGATCGCCGCCGCTGGATGCTCGTCCGGCACTCGCGTGGGCGAGGAGAACCCAACCCCGGCCGAGGGTCAGGACGGCACCGGCGAGGTGACCGGGTCCGTACGGGCCGCGTGGTGGGGATCGGCTCCCCGGCACGAGGTGACCAACGCCGTCTTCGATCTGTTCGAGGAGGCCAACGACGGCGTCACGGTCGAGCGCGAGTTCGCTGACTTCGGGGCGCACTTCGAACGGCTCAACGTGCAGGCCTCGAGCGGGAACATGCCGTGCCTGCCGCAACTGCAGGGGCGTCAGCTCAACGACTACACCACCCGCGATCTGTTGCTGCCGCTGGACCCGATGATCGAATCCGGGGCGATCGACGTCAGCGACATCCCGGCCGAAGTACTGGACACCGGCCGCGGGCTTGATGGCGAGCTGTACATGATCCCCTACGGCGCGGCATACGACGCGTTGCTGGTGAACGAGTCCGTGGCTGAGGAGATCGGCGTGGGCCTTCCGCCCGAGGGGTACACCTGGGAGGACTTCTTCGATTGGGCCGCGCAGGCACAGGCCGAGCTTCCGGACGGGATGAACGCGCTCAACCTCGGTGGGTCGCGGCCCAACTTCCTGATCAGCTACGTCGCCGCCTCGGGAGAGAGTCTCTTCGAGGGCAGTGAGCTCGGCTTCTCCCAGGAACTGCTGGTGGAGTACTGGAGCCAGTGGGAGGAAGCCCGCACTGAGGGCGTCACGATCACCCCGGAGGAGGATGCCGAGATGCCCTCCGCGCCCGACCAGAATTACGTGGCGCAAGGACGCACGCTCGCGGACACGGCACCGGGCAACGCATTGGTCAACGCCCAGGCCACCCTGGACGGCACCGGTGACGGCGGAGCGCTGACCACCGTGGCGCTGCCGTCCGGACCAGCAGGGTCGGGCAACGTGCTGTTCACCTCCGGCTTCGGGATCGCGGCCAGTTGCGACAACGTACCCAGCGCGGCAGCTGCTATCGACTTCTGGGCCACCGACGACGAGGCTGCAGCAGTGTTCGCCTCCAACAACGGTGCGGTGACGAACACCAGCCACCTGGAGGAGCAGCTCGCCGATTCGGACATGCCGGAGCTGCAGGCCCACAGTTTGGAACTGTACGGCCAGATCGCCGCGAATGAGCCACCTACTGTGGTGTACCCGCCCGGATACCAGGCTGCCTTTGAGGACGCCTACGGGCGTGCCTACGAGTCGATCGCCTTCGGCGGGACGGACGTGCAGGAGGCCGCCGAGGCGTTCTTCACCGAGGTGAATGCTTCGCTCGCCGATGCCGCTCAGGAGGAGTGA
- a CDS encoding enoyl-CoA hydratase-related protein, giving the protein MRTSLEPQIEVEQGTSVWTVRVSHPQRRGALTAEMYDALEALAHRARSDTDLRCVVITGTPGAFCAGTDVRGFTEFSADGADGLAYERRLEQVFAAIEAIPVPVLAAVDGPAMGGGLALVACCDLVVASDRARFGAPIAQTLGNCIPIAVVDRLERAVGVSRVRELLLLSERWAADDARAAGLVHRVCEADGLAALVEKTVADLTAGAPLTLQTVKTMIRRLATRDMRDEDLLTRVYGSADFREGITAFTEKRRPRWSGA; this is encoded by the coding sequence GTGAGGACCTCCCTGGAGCCGCAGATCGAGGTCGAGCAGGGCACCTCCGTCTGGACGGTCCGGGTCAGTCATCCTCAGCGGCGCGGCGCCCTGACTGCCGAGATGTACGACGCACTGGAGGCGCTCGCGCACCGGGCCCGCTCGGACACGGATCTGCGATGCGTGGTGATCACCGGGACCCCGGGAGCCTTCTGCGCGGGGACCGACGTGCGTGGCTTCACCGAGTTCTCCGCCGACGGCGCCGACGGGCTCGCGTACGAACGACGGCTCGAGCAGGTATTCGCAGCAATCGAGGCGATCCCGGTGCCAGTACTGGCCGCCGTCGACGGGCCCGCCATGGGCGGGGGCCTGGCGCTGGTGGCGTGCTGTGATCTGGTGGTCGCCTCTGATCGGGCGCGGTTCGGCGCACCGATCGCGCAGACGCTCGGGAACTGCATCCCGATCGCGGTGGTGGACCGGCTCGAGCGGGCCGTCGGAGTCTCCCGAGTGCGGGAGCTGCTGCTGCTGTCGGAGCGTTGGGCGGCTGACGATGCCCGCGCTGCCGGCCTGGTCCACCGCGTGTGCGAGGCCGACGGCCTGGCGGCGCTGGTGGAGAAGACGGTCGCGGACCTGACAGCGGGGGCACCGCTGACCTTGCAGACAGTCAAGACGATGATTCGGCGGCTGGCCACACGGGATATGCGCGACGAGGACCTGCTCACCCGGGTCTACGGGAGCGCTGACTTCCGTGAGGGAATCACGGCATTCACCGAGAAGAGGAGGCCACGATGGAGCGGGGCATGA